A stretch of the uncultured Bacteroides sp. genome encodes the following:
- a CDS encoding RNA methyltransferase: MRKLKITELNRINAEEFKEAKKLPLIVVLDEIRSLHNIGSVFRTSDAFRIESIYLCGITATPPHPELHKTALGAEYTVDWKYFKNTLDAVDKLKTEGYIVYSIEQAEGSILLNELQLDTTKKYAIIMGNEVKGVQQEVINNSDGCIEIPQYGTKHSLNVSVTTGIVIWDFFKKLNLTVFG; the protein is encoded by the coding sequence ATGCGCAAATTAAAAATAACTGAGCTTAACCGTATAAATGCTGAAGAATTTAAAGAAGCTAAGAAATTACCTCTAATAGTTGTTTTAGATGAGATAAGAAGTCTGCATAATATAGGGTCTGTATTCCGTACTTCAGATGCTTTTAGGATAGAATCTATTTATTTATGTGGAATAACTGCTACACCACCGCATCCGGAATTGCATAAAACTGCCCTTGGTGCAGAATATACTGTTGATTGGAAATACTTTAAAAATACACTGGATGCTGTTGATAAGTTAAAGACTGAAGGATATATAGTATATTCTATAGAGCAAGCTGAAGGTAGTATCTTATTAAATGAATTACAATTAGATACTACTAAAAAGTATGCTATTATAATGGGGAATGAAGTAAAGGGGGTGCAACAGGAAGTTATTAACAACAGCGATGGTTGCATTGAAATTCCACAATATGGAACAAAGCATTCTTTAAACGTATCTGTTACAACTGGAATTGTAATATGGGATTTTTTTAAGAAACTAAATCTGACCGTTTTCGGCTAA
- the nadA gene encoding quinolinate synthase NadA, whose protein sequence is MIKEEWLKKGFVDEPIDKAIDIKSAIDSLKKEKNAVILAHYYQTGDIQDIADYVGDSLALAQWAAKTEADIIVLCGVHFMGETAKILCPDKMVLVPDLNAGCSLADSCPADKFAQFVNEHPDHTVISYVNTTAAVKAVTDIVVTSTNAKQIVDSFPKDEKLIFGPDRNLGNYINSITGRSMLLWDGACHVHEQFSVEKIVELKKQYPDAVILAHPECKGAVLKVADFVGSTAAILKFAVKSDKKNFIVATESGVIHEMKKQCPEKTFIPAPPNDSTCACNECNFMRLNSLEKLYNCLKYEWPTIEVDEAIAKEAVKPIKKMLDISEKLGL, encoded by the coding sequence ATGATTAAAGAAGAATGGTTGAAAAAAGGATTTGTAGATGAACCTATTGACAAAGCAATAGATATTAAATCTGCTATTGATTCTTTGAAGAAAGAAAAGAATGCTGTGATTCTGGCTCACTATTACCAAACAGGCGATATACAAGATATAGCTGATTATGTAGGAGATAGTTTAGCTCTTGCTCAATGGGCTGCAAAAACGGAAGCTGATATAATTGTTCTTTGTGGTGTTCATTTCATGGGAGAAACAGCTAAAATTCTTTGTCCAGACAAAATGGTTCTGGTACCTGATTTAAATGCTGGTTGTTCATTGGCTGATAGCTGTCCGGCTGATAAGTTTGCACAGTTTGTGAATGAGCATCCTGACCATACTGTTATTTCTTACGTTAATACTACAGCTGCTGTTAAAGCTGTAACCGATATAGTAGTTACTTCTACTAATGCAAAACAGATTGTTGATAGTTTCCCTAAAGATGAAAAGCTAATTTTTGGTCCAGACAGAAATCTGGGCAATTATATCAATTCTATCACAGGCAGAAGTATGTTATTATGGGATGGTGCTTGTCATGTTCATGAACAGTTTTCTGTTGAAAAGATTGTTGAGCTGAAGAAGCAGTATCCTGATGCTGTTATTCTTGCCCATCCTGAATGCAAAGGTGCTGTATTAAAAGTTGCAGACTTCGTAGGATCAACTGCTGCTATATTAAAATTTGCTGTTAAATCGGATAAAAAGAACTTCATTGTGGCTACTGAGTCTGGAGTTATTCATGAGATGAAGAAACAATGCCCTGAAAAGACCTTTATCCCTGCTCCTCCCAACGATAGTACCTGTGCATGCAACGAGTGTAACTTCATGCGCTTAAACTCGCTAGAAAAGCTTTATAATTGCTTAAAATATGAATGGCCAACTATTGAGGTAGATGAAGCTATCGCAAAAGAAGCAGTTAAACCAATAAAAAAGATGCTTGATATATCTGAAAAATTAGGTTTGTAA
- a CDS encoding DUF4294 domain-containing protein, translating into MGKAQKLQTKPDVQWVEACVYQGDTIPFVQLRNIYIYPPLKFKTQKEWQDYYRLVYNVKKIVPLSIMIHNTIIETYEYIQTLPNEKAKKAHLKRVEKGLKDQYTAQLKRLSYTQGKLLIKLIDRECNQSSYEIIKVFMGSFRAGFYQTFASLFGVSLKKEYNAGKDDSLTERVITLAENGQI; encoded by the coding sequence ATAGGAAAAGCTCAGAAATTGCAAACCAAGCCTGACGTACAGTGGGTTGAAGCCTGCGTATATCAAGGAGATACCATACCTTTTGTACAACTACGGAACATATATATTTATCCTCCGCTAAAATTCAAAACTCAAAAAGAATGGCAAGATTACTATCGGTTAGTTTATAATGTGAAAAAAATTGTTCCTCTTTCTATTATGATTCATAATACCATCATAGAAACATACGAATATATCCAAACACTGCCTAATGAAAAAGCAAAAAAAGCCCATTTAAAAAGAGTGGAAAAAGGATTGAAAGATCAATATACAGCCCAACTCAAAAGACTTTCTTATACACAAGGCAAACTACTCATAAAACTGATTGACAGAGAATGCAATCAATCCTCTTATGAAATAATTAAAGTTTTTATGGGTAGTTTCCGTGCAGGATTTTATCAGACTTTTGCAAGTTTGTTTGGAGTAAGTCTTAAAAAAGAATATAATGCAGGAAAAGATGACTCTTTAACAGAAAGAGTGATTACTTTAGCCGAAAACGGTCAGATTTAG
- the leuS gene encoding leucine--tRNA ligase: MEYNFREIEKKWQKRWVEEKTYQVTEDESKKKFYVLNMFPYPSGAGLHVGHPLGYIASDIYARYKRLQGFNVLNPMGYDAYGLPAEQYAIQTGQHPAITTVNNINRYREQLDKIGFSFDWSREVRTCEPDYYKWTQWAFQQMFSHYYDKDAKKATPIADLIKRFEATGTEGLSAACGEELSFTAEEWKAKNEKEQQTILLNYRIAYLGDTMVNWCPALGTVLANDEVVDGVSERGGHPVIQKVMRQWCLRVSAYAQRLLDGLETLNWTDSLKETQKNWIGRSEGAEMKFNVKDSDLEFTIFTTRADTIFGVTFMVLAPESELVAQLTTADQKAEVQAYLDATKKRTERERIADRRVTGVFSGSYAINPLTREAIPVWISDYVLAGYGTGAIMAVPAHDSRDYAFAKHFGLEIRPLIEGCDVSEESFDAKEGIMMNSPRKEDAVEGGLVLNGLTIKEAIAKTKIYIKETNLGKVKVNFRLRDAIFSRQRYWGEPFPVYYKDGMPYMLDESKLPLELPEVDKFLPTETGEPPLGRAKNWKTEEGYQLELNTMPGFAGSSAYYLRYMDPHNTEALVSTKANAYWQNVDLYVGGTEHATGHLIYSRFWNKFLHDVGVSIKEEPFQKLINQGMIQGRSNFVYRIKNTNKFVSLNLKDQYEVTPLHVDVNIVSNDILDLEAFKNWLPEYKTAEFILEDGKYICGWAVEKMSKSMFNVVNPDMIVEKYGADTLRMYEMFLGPVEQSKPWDTNGIDGVHRFIRKFWALFYNKVGEYIVNDEPATKEELKSLHKLIKKVSGDIEQFSYNTSVSAFMICVNELSTLKCNKKEILSHLIVLLAPFAPHISEELWAALGNTTSVCDAQWPAFNEDYLKEDVVNYTISFNGKARFNMEFAADADNNTIQETVLGTESAIKWIDGKPIKKVIIVPKKIVNIVV; encoded by the coding sequence ATGGAATATAATTTCAGGGAGATTGAGAAAAAATGGCAAAAAAGATGGGTTGAAGAGAAAACCTATCAGGTAACGGAAGACGAATCAAAAAAGAAATTTTATGTACTCAATATGTTTCCTTATCCATCGGGCGCAGGACTGCACGTTGGCCATCCACTAGGATACATTGCTTCTGATATCTATGCCCGTTACAAACGTCTGCAAGGCTTTAATGTTCTTAACCCAATGGGATATGACGCTTACGGTCTGCCAGCCGAACAATATGCCATCCAAACCGGTCAGCACCCTGCAATAACTACCGTAAACAATATTAATCGCTACCGCGAACAATTAGATAAAATAGGATTTTCATTTGACTGGAGTAGGGAAGTACGCACTTGCGAACCTGATTACTACAAGTGGACTCAGTGGGCTTTCCAGCAAATGTTCAGTCATTATTACGATAAAGATGCAAAGAAAGCAACTCCAATTGCCGATCTTATCAAAAGATTTGAGGCAACAGGAACTGAAGGACTAAGCGCCGCTTGCGGAGAAGAACTTTCATTTACTGCAGAAGAGTGGAAAGCTAAAAACGAAAAAGAACAGCAAACAATATTATTAAACTACCGGATTGCTTACTTAGGCGATACAATGGTTAACTGGTGTCCGGCACTTGGAACCGTATTAGCCAATGATGAAGTGGTTGATGGTGTTTCAGAACGCGGCGGTCATCCAGTAATTCAAAAAGTGATGCGCCAGTGGTGTCTTCGTGTTTCAGCTTATGCACAACGTTTGCTTGACGGACTGGAAACTTTAAACTGGACAGATTCACTGAAAGAGACTCAAAAGAACTGGATTGGTAGGAGTGAGGGTGCTGAAATGAAATTCAACGTGAAAGATTCCGATCTTGAATTTACCATCTTTACCACTCGTGCGGATACTATCTTCGGAGTTACTTTCATGGTATTGGCTCCTGAAAGCGAACTGGTAGCTCAACTGACTACTGCCGACCAGAAAGCTGAAGTTCAGGCTTATCTTGATGCTACAAAGAAAAGAACCGAACGTGAACGTATAGCAGACCGTAGAGTAACCGGCGTATTCTCAGGATCGTATGCTATTAATCCTTTGACAAGAGAAGCTATCCCAGTGTGGATCAGCGATTATGTATTGGCAGGATACGGAACAGGAGCCATCATGGCTGTGCCTGCTCACGATAGCCGTGACTATGCTTTTGCAAAACATTTCGGTTTGGAAATTCGTCCGTTAATTGAAGGATGCGATGTTTCTGAAGAAAGCTTCGATGCAAAAGAAGGAATCATGATGAATTCACCGCGCAAGGAAGATGCAGTTGAAGGCGGTTTAGTATTAAACGGACTGACTATAAAAGAGGCAATTGCCAAAACAAAAATATATATCAAGGAAACAAACCTGGGAAAGGTGAAGGTGAACTTCCGTCTTCGCGACGCTATCTTCTCCCGTCAGCGCTATTGGGGCGAGCCATTCCCTGTGTATTACAAGGATGGAATGCCTTATATGCTTGATGAAAGCAAGCTTCCACTTGAACTTCCTGAAGTTGATAAGTTCCTTCCAACCGAAACAGGTGAACCACCTCTTGGCCGTGCAAAGAACTGGAAAACAGAAGAAGGTTACCAGCTTGAACTGAATACTATGCCAGGATTTGCCGGATCAAGTGCATACTATCTGCGCTACATGGATCCGCATAATACAGAAGCTTTAGTTTCTACAAAGGCAAATGCTTACTGGCAAAACGTAGACCTTTATGTGGGTGGAACAGAACATGCAACAGGTCACTTGATCTATTCTCGTTTCTGGAATAAATTCCTTCACGATGTAGGTGTATCTATCAAAGAAGAGCCATTCCAAAAACTGATTAATCAGGGAATGATTCAGGGAAGAAGTAATTTTGTATATCGTATAAAGAATACAAATAAATTTGTTTCGCTGAATCTGAAAGATCAATACGAAGTAACTCCGCTACATGTGGACGTAAATATTGTAAGCAACGACATTCTTGATCTGGAAGCCTTTAAAAACTGGTTGCCTGAATACAAAACTGCTGAGTTTATTCTAGAGGATGGTAAATACATCTGTGGATGGGCAGTTGAGAAGATGAGTAAATCTATGTTCAACGTGGTTAATCCTGATATGATTGTTGAGAAATATGGTGCAGATACATTGAGAATGTATGAAATGTTCCTCGGCCCTGTTGAGCAATCAAAACCATGGGATACTAACGGTATCGACGGTGTTCATCGTTTTATCCGCAAGTTCTGGGCTTTATTCTACAACAAAGTAGGAGAATACATTGTTAATGACGAACCAGCAACAAAAGAAGAACTTAAATCTCTTCATAAACTGATAAAGAAAGTATCCGGTGATATTGAACAATTCTCTTATAACACTTCAGTAAGTGCATTTATGATTTGTGTAAATGAACTTTCTACACTGAAATGTAACAAGAAAGAGATACTAAGTCATCTAATAGTTCTTTTGGCTCCGTTCGCTCCTCATATCAGTGAAGAGTTATGGGCTGCTTTGGGTAACACAACTTCAGTTTGCGATGCTCAATGGCCAGCATTCAATGAAGATTATCTGAAAGAAGATGTTGTAAACTACACTATTTCCTTCAACGGTAAAGCTCGCTTTAATATGGAATTTGCAGCTGATGCTGACAATAACACCATTCAGGAAACTGTTTTAGGAACAGAAAGTGCTATTAAATGGATTGATGGCAAACCAATAAAGAAAGTAATTATTGTTCCTAAGAAAATTGTAAATATTGTAGTTTAA
- a CDS encoding two-component regulator propeller domain-containing protein, with amino-acid sequence MKKLIYSFLLFLITHSAFAQMAIGEWQAHLAYNNVTQTAPAGNLIYALSDGALFSYNKEDQSIRLFSKVNILSDNNISYIKYSNSHNTLIIIYKNSNIDLLINDNIYNIPDFMNKIISQDKTINSINISGDYAYLSTNFGILILNLKKKEITNTYVLNKKVYASVIKDNVLYAATEKGVYSGKTTDNLLDNNSWIQFSETVFNQLFLFENKLIGNQLNQGIYQYNYSSSTFTKLINGDYAFADLFDEKLISGNANSIVIFDHYNSFKYMNLEDSFSHLSYSKNDNYYWGSNGEKGLNGYKLNNDKLEKSISSITPDSPKRNLPYYMTFTNNRLLICGGGMNYIRLNNPGTIMMLEDNNWSSFQEKGIKDITGLDYKDITSVIQDPNDSEHHFATSGGEGVYEFKDKKFVKLYSINNSTLKSILPNESYRLNYVRTNGLQYDKNHNLWMVNSYVDNIINVLKDDGTWISFNHPELSGKPTFERIIFDKRGWAWVTSMRYEPGVFCFNTNGTLEDTTDDKTKFIGSFVNQDGTNLGKLNILSIAEDKNGAIWIGTEKGPIVINNPTKIFDDDFYCIQIKVPRNDGTNLADFLLDNEKINAICIDGANRKWIGTENNGIFLLSEDGLETIHHFSTSNSPLLSNKIQSLVINPNTGELYIGTDQGLISYMSDATEGGNSFSESAHAYPNPVKPDYTGVITVTGLIRDSDVKITDINGNLIYAGTSVGGQFTWNGANSKGKRVASGIYLVLAADSEGKEGIATKILVIK; translated from the coding sequence ATGAAAAAACTAATTTATAGTTTTCTCTTATTTTTAATAACACACTCTGCTTTTGCTCAAATGGCAATAGGAGAGTGGCAAGCCCATTTGGCATACAATAATGTTACCCAGACTGCACCAGCAGGAAATCTGATATATGCATTAAGTGACGGAGCTTTATTTTCATATAACAAAGAAGATCAAAGTATCCGTCTTTTTAGCAAAGTCAATATTTTAAGTGATAATAATATCAGCTATATAAAATATAGTAATTCACACAACACTCTTATTATTATATATAAGAATTCAAATATTGATCTTCTTATAAATGACAATATATATAATATTCCCGATTTTATGAATAAAATCATAAGTCAGGATAAAACAATTAATAGCATAAATATTTCAGGGGATTACGCATATCTTTCAACTAACTTCGGCATACTTATTCTTAATTTAAAAAAGAAAGAAATTACTAATACTTACGTCTTAAATAAAAAAGTATACGCTTCTGTCATCAAAGATAATGTACTCTATGCAGCCACTGAAAAAGGAGTATATTCAGGAAAAACAACAGATAATTTATTAGATAATAATAGCTGGATACAATTTAGTGAAACGGTATTTAATCAGCTTTTTCTATTTGAAAATAAACTTATTGGCAATCAATTAAATCAGGGTATTTATCAATATAATTATAGTTCCAGTACTTTTACTAAGTTAATAAACGGAGACTATGCATTTGCTGATTTATTTGATGAGAAATTAATTTCAGGTAATGCTAATTCAATTGTAATTTTTGATCATTACAACTCTTTTAAATATATGAATTTAGAAGATAGTTTCAGCCATTTATCATATTCTAAAAATGATAATTATTATTGGGGAAGTAATGGCGAAAAAGGATTAAACGGATACAAATTAAATAACGATAAACTGGAAAAAAGCATATCTTCCATTACCCCGGACAGCCCAAAAAGAAACCTTCCTTATTACATGACATTTACCAATAATCGTCTTCTTATATGCGGCGGAGGGATGAATTATATCAGATTAAATAATCCGGGAACCATCATGATGCTTGAAGATAATAACTGGTCTAGTTTTCAGGAAAAAGGGATAAAAGACATTACCGGGTTAGATTATAAAGATATAACTTCAGTTATTCAGGATCCTAATGATTCAGAACATCACTTTGCTACCTCAGGAGGAGAAGGAGTATATGAATTCAAAGACAAGAAATTCGTTAAGCTATACAGCATAAATAATAGTACACTCAAATCTATTTTACCTAATGAATCTTATCGGTTAAACTATGTAAGAACAAACGGATTGCAATATGATAAAAATCATAATTTGTGGATGGTTAATTCTTATGTTGATAACATTATTAATGTTTTAAAAGATGATGGAACCTGGATTAGTTTTAATCATCCTGAACTAAGTGGAAAACCTACATTTGAAAGAATTATATTCGATAAAAGAGGATGGGCCTGGGTTACTTCCATGAGATATGAACCAGGAGTATTTTGTTTTAATACAAATGGAACATTAGAAGATACCACAGATGATAAAACTAAGTTCATTGGATCCTTTGTTAATCAGGATGGAACTAACTTAGGAAAGTTAAATATACTATCTATTGCTGAGGATAAAAACGGTGCAATATGGATAGGAACAGAAAAAGGTCCTATAGTTATTAATAATCCCACAAAAATTTTCGATGATGATTTTTATTGTATCCAAATAAAAGTACCTCGTAACGATGGAACTAATTTGGCAGATTTTCTTTTAGATAACGAAAAGATAAATGCAATTTGTATTGATGGTGCTAACCGAAAATGGATAGGAACAGAAAATAACGGAATATTTTTATTAAGTGAGGATGGATTAGAGACAATTCATCACTTTTCAACAAGTAACAGTCCTTTATTATCTAATAAAATTCAGTCTTTGGTTATAAACCCAAATACCGGTGAATTATATATTGGGACAGATCAAGGGTTAATATCTTATATGAGTGATGCCACAGAAGGAGGAAATAGCTTCTCAGAAAGCGCTCATGCATATCCTAATCCTGTTAAACCAGATTATACTGGTGTAATTACCGTAACTGGTTTAATACGTGATAGCGACGTTAAGATCACTGATATTAATGGAAACCTTATTTATGCAGGAACTTCAGTAGGCGGACAATTCACATGGAATGGAGCAAATTCAAAAGGTAAAAGAGTTGCATCGGGCATATATCTTGTTCTAGCCGCCGATTCGGAAGGAAAAGAAGGTATTGCTACCAAAATATTAGTTATAAAATAA
- a CDS encoding helix-hairpin-helix domain-containing protein, whose translation MKLRRKAFSICFILFLFHTPLFAQTDTPSEWEDLTEQLSSDSDEEEKDWTNNLEDLDYLKENPLNLNIITKEQLERFPFLTDLQIEHLLYYLYVSGPIKTIYELQLVEDFDRQTIQYLLPFIYVGEAEKKSTLPRWKDIWKYGEHEFITRFDVPLYRKEGYRQHSDSLLTADVNKQFIGSSYYNSIRYGFHYKDLLYCGITAEKDCGEPFMRAVNKYGYDYYSFYFLAHDLGKIKTLALGNYRMSFGQGLVLSSDYTLGKSSTIATMGYKSTGIKKHSSTDEYNYFQGAAATYKDKDFTFTGFYSHRNLDGIVTDGVLTSIKRDGLHRIPREIERENVASIQLIGGNIGYSYHNLKMGFTGVYYFFDKNYIPESKPYNYYNLKGKEFYNLGVDYKYRWNKLYLFGETAAGKGGGIATLNTISFSPIAGYQLLFLQRYYTKDYRALYARSVSEGSSVQNENGCYLGIEAKPIKYWKLFAYADFFHFPWLKYGVDRPSSGFDGLFQATYMPKTNLTMLFRYRYKSKDKNYTPEGSDVKGVRPYIQQKVHYQIGYLLQENLSFKITADWVWINPEGVKAEHGFMLLNNFSYKFKSLPLRFDIYYGMFDTDDYAARISSYEHGLLYAFSMPSFYGKGVRFAFNSRYDFNRNLMIMAKFGQTRYTDRNVIGSGLETINGDTKTDLNIQLRWKF comes from the coding sequence ATGAAGTTACGAAGAAAAGCCTTCTCTATTTGTTTTATTTTATTTTTATTCCATACTCCTCTTTTTGCACAGACTGATACACCTTCAGAATGGGAAGATCTGACAGAACAATTATCGTCAGACAGTGATGAGGAAGAAAAGGACTGGACGAATAACCTGGAAGATCTGGATTATCTAAAGGAAAATCCTTTGAATCTAAACATAATAACTAAGGAACAATTGGAACGATTCCCTTTTTTAACGGATTTACAAATTGAACATTTACTTTATTATTTATATGTTTCCGGCCCTATAAAAACTATTTATGAACTTCAATTGGTTGAGGATTTCGACAGGCAGACTATTCAGTATTTGCTTCCTTTTATTTATGTTGGAGAAGCTGAAAAGAAAAGTACTTTACCACGATGGAAAGATATTTGGAAGTATGGAGAGCATGAGTTTATTACTCGTTTTGATGTTCCCTTATATCGTAAAGAAGGTTATCGTCAGCACTCAGATAGTTTATTAACCGCTGATGTTAATAAGCAGTTCATAGGTAGTTCATACTATAATTCCATTAGATATGGATTTCATTATAAAGATCTGTTATACTGTGGTATAACGGCAGAAAAAGACTGTGGAGAACCTTTTATGAGAGCGGTTAATAAGTATGGATACGATTACTATTCATTCTATTTTCTGGCACATGATTTAGGTAAAATCAAGACTTTGGCTTTAGGAAATTACCGAATGAGTTTTGGACAAGGATTGGTTCTTAGCAGTGACTATACTTTAGGCAAGAGTTCCACCATTGCCACAATGGGATATAAATCCACAGGAATAAAAAAACACTCCTCTACGGATGAGTATAATTACTTTCAAGGAGCAGCCGCTACTTATAAAGATAAGGATTTTACTTTTACCGGTTTTTATTCACACAGGAATTTAGACGGAATAGTAACTGATGGTGTGCTTACTTCCATCAAACGTGATGGTTTGCATCGTATTCCACGTGAAATTGAGCGGGAAAATGTTGCTAGCATTCAGTTAATTGGAGGGAATATAGGTTATTCCTATCATAATCTTAAAATGGGTTTCACCGGTGTTTATTACTTTTTTGATAAAAACTATATTCCTGAATCAAAGCCTTACAATTATTATAATCTCAAAGGAAAGGAGTTTTATAATTTAGGTGTTGATTATAAATATAGATGGAATAAACTATATTTATTTGGTGAAACGGCTGCTGGAAAAGGCGGAGGTATAGCTACTCTCAACACCATTAGTTTTTCTCCGATAGCCGGCTATCAGCTTCTTTTTTTGCAACGGTATTATACAAAAGATTACCGTGCGTTGTATGCTCGTTCTGTTTCCGAAGGAAGCAGTGTACAAAATGAAAACGGATGTTATTTAGGCATTGAAGCTAAACCAATTAAGTATTGGAAACTGTTTGCTTATGCTGATTTCTTTCATTTTCCTTGGTTGAAATATGGAGTGGATCGGCCTTCATCAGGATTTGATGGTCTTTTTCAAGCCACTTATATGCCTAAAACAAATCTTACCATGCTTTTCAGGTATAGGTATAAGTCAAAGGATAAGAATTATACTCCAGAAGGATCGGACGTAAAAGGGGTGCGTCCTTATATTCAGCAGAAAGTTCATTATCAGATAGGTTATTTATTGCAGGAAAATCTTTCTTTTAAGATCACTGCCGATTGGGTTTGGATTAATCCAGAAGGAGTAAAAGCTGAACACGGATTTATGCTTCTGAATAACTTCTCATACAAATTTAAAAGTCTTCCGCTTCGTTTCGATATTTATTATGGTATGTTTGATACAGATGATTATGCTGCTCGTATATCTTCTTATGAACATGGTCTGCTTTATGCCTTTTCCATGCCCTCTTTCTATGGGAAGGGAGTGCGCTTTGCCTTTAATTCACGGTATGATTTTAACAGGAATTTGATGATAATGGCAAAGTTTGGACAAACCCGATATACAGATCGAAACGTTATTGGTTCTGGATTGGAAACAATTAACGGCGATACTAAAACAGATCTTAATATACAGTTACGCTGGAAGTTTTAA
- a CDS encoding YitT family protein, translated as MGKLNKTDILRELRDYFFIILGLMCYAMGWAAFLLPYQITTGGVTGIAAIVYYATGVQIQITYFVINAFLLTFALKILGPKFSIKTLFGIFALTYFLWQFQQMVGNLQILGPGQDFMACVIGATLCGMGLGIVFVNNGSTGGTDIIAAIVHKYRDVTFGRMILYCDIVIISSCYFVFHDWKRIVFGFTTLVVISYVLDLIVNSARQSVQFFIFSKQYEEIAERITKDTHRGVTVLDGQGWYSKNSVKVLVVLAKKSQSIEIFRLVKDIDPNAFVSQSSVIGVYGEGFDTIKVK; from the coding sequence ATGGGAAAACTAAATAAAACAGATATTCTAAGAGAATTAAGAGATTACTTTTTTATAATCTTAGGTCTGATGTGTTATGCAATGGGTTGGGCAGCATTTCTGTTGCCTTATCAAATTACTACAGGTGGTGTAACTGGTATTGCTGCAATTGTTTATTATGCAACAGGAGTACAAATTCAAATCACTTATTTTGTTATAAATGCATTCCTACTTACGTTTGCGCTTAAAATTCTTGGACCTAAGTTCAGTATAAAGACTCTATTCGGAATATTTGCCCTTACATACTTCCTATGGCAATTTCAACAAATGGTAGGAAATCTGCAGATTCTTGGACCAGGACAGGACTTTATGGCTTGTGTGATTGGTGCAACCTTATGTGGTATGGGACTAGGTATTGTTTTTGTAAATAATGGTAGTACAGGTGGAACTGATATTATAGCGGCAATTGTTCATAAGTACAGAGACGTTACTTTTGGAAGAATGATTTTGTATTGTGATATTGTTATTATCTCTTCATGCTACTTTGTATTTCATGATTGGAAAAGAATTGTATTTGGATTTACTACACTAGTGGTTATCAGTTATGTATTAGACTTAATTGTAAATAGTGCCAGACAATCTGTTCAGTTCTTTATTTTTTCAAAACAATATGAAGAGATAGCCGAAAGAATTACTAAAGATACCCATAGAGGGGTTACCGTTTTAGATGGACAAGGATGGTACAGCAAGAATTCTGTTAAAGTACTTGTTGTATTGGCTAAAAAGAGTCAGTCAATAGAGATATTTCGTTTGGTAAAAGATATTGATCCTAATGCTTTTGTTTCTCAAAGTTCGGTTATTGGAGTTTACGGAGAAGGTTTTGATACAATAAAGGTAAAATAA
- a CDS encoding non-canonical purine NTP diphosphatase yields MKNKLVFATNNKHKLEEVSSILNDKIEILSLKDINCDVDIPETANTLEGNAILKAQYIHENYGLNCFADDTGLEIEAINNEPGVYSARYAGTDKSSEANMLKVLKNLEGIENRKAQFRTAVSLIIDDKKYLFEGIIKGNIIKEKRGNSGFGYDPIFVPEGFDKTFAELGNEIKNKISHRALAINKLCDFLKEYDYEKTNL; encoded by the coding sequence ATGAAAAATAAACTTGTTTTTGCCACAAATAATAAGCATAAATTAGAAGAAGTATCAAGCATATTAAATGACAAAATAGAGATACTTAGTCTGAAAGATATTAATTGTGATGTTGATATACCAGAAACTGCAAATACTTTAGAAGGAAATGCAATTCTTAAAGCACAATATATCCATGAAAATTATGGATTAAACTGTTTTGCTGATGATACCGGACTAGAAATAGAAGCAATTAATAACGAACCGGGAGTTTATTCTGCCAGATATGCAGGAACTGATAAAAGCTCTGAAGCAAATATGCTTAAAGTGCTGAAAAATCTCGAAGGAATAGAAAACAGAAAAGCACAATTCCGTACAGCCGTTTCATTGATTATAGACGATAAAAAATATCTGTTTGAAGGAATAATTAAAGGAAACATCATAAAAGAAAAACGTGGAAATTCAGGCTTTGGATATGATCCCATCTTTGTTCCCGAAGGGTTTGATAAAACATTTGCAGAATTAGGAAACGAAATAAAAAATAAAATTAGTCATCGTGCGTTAGCTATAAATAAGCTATGCGACTTCTTAAAAGAATATGACTATGAAAAAACTAATTTATAG